A genomic region of Leptospira mtsangambouensis contains the following coding sequences:
- the plsY gene encoding glycerol-3-phosphate 1-O-acyltransferase PlsY, which translates to MILAAVLLSYLLGGIPVGFLLAKQVRRIDIREHGSRNIGATNVGRVIGWKYGIIALFLDALKGAIPVVAASYIESPYSLTTTEILLGSVAILGHTFTPFLHFKGGKGVATALGVYMTLVPIVTVCAVVIFFIVYKISGFVSLGSILATLSMPIWYFGTTKLIPDSEYQPVIFFVLVATFFLISYSHRENIKRLVLGKELRATQNAN; encoded by the coding sequence ATGATACTTGCCGCAGTCCTATTGAGCTACCTTTTGGGTGGCATTCCGGTCGGGTTTCTTCTGGCCAAACAAGTGCGGAGGATTGACATCCGCGAACACGGCAGCCGTAATATCGGTGCGACCAATGTTGGTCGAGTCATTGGCTGGAAGTATGGAATCATCGCCCTCTTTTTGGATGCCCTGAAAGGTGCCATTCCTGTCGTTGCCGCATCCTACATTGAATCTCCTTATTCACTCACTACCACTGAAATCCTTCTCGGATCCGTTGCCATCCTTGGTCATACATTCACACCTTTTCTCCATTTCAAAGGAGGAAAAGGGGTCGCCACAGCTCTTGGGGTGTATATGACCCTTGTTCCGATTGTCACTGTTTGTGCAGTTGTGATCTTTTTTATTGTCTATAAAATTTCTGGATTTGTTTCTCTAGGGTCCATCTTGGCAACTTTATCCATGCCCATTTGGTATTTTGGAACAACAAAACTCATTCCGGATTCCGAATACCAACCAGTCATCTTTTTTGTGTTAGTTGCTACTTTTTTCCTCATTTCCTATTCACATAGAGAAAACATCAAACGTTTGGTGTTAGGCAAAGAACTTCGAGCAACACAAAATGCAAACTGA
- a CDS encoding pyridoxal phosphate-dependent aminotransferase, translating into MDFANRMYGIDSSPIRKAFELARTIQNPINLSIGQPHFPCPPNIIEVLTKAARDGKTSYTLTGGIPELKSAMAEKYRTQNKISYAHEDRILVTSGISSALFLLFNALVNEGDECLVISPYFLMYPAMLKFYGGKVVPLEESFKPADLESLKSRKFKLIIFSNPSNPTGKVLSKEQLRALANLAESTGAYLISDEIYELFDYDKEFHSIGSEYEKTITLTGFSKTYNMTGLRLATILAEDKVIKALTTLQQYTVVCAPSITQWAGIEALKTDMSAYIQDYREKRDFVYDSLKDYYPIQKSGGAFYSFFQVPVTDEEFIQRAVKKDLILVPGFIFCDQKNFVRLSFATEWDTLKRGMKALQELSKES; encoded by the coding sequence ATGGATTTCGCAAATAGAATGTATGGGATTGATTCCTCCCCCATCCGCAAGGCATTTGAGCTCGCACGGACTATCCAAAACCCGATTAATTTGAGTATCGGCCAACCACATTTCCCTTGCCCACCTAACATCATAGAGGTTTTGACAAAAGCGGCACGTGATGGAAAAACCTCTTATACCCTAACCGGTGGGATTCCCGAATTAAAATCCGCAATGGCTGAGAAATACAGAACCCAAAACAAAATTTCTTATGCCCATGAAGACAGAATCCTTGTTACCTCCGGAATCTCTTCTGCCTTATTTTTGTTATTCAATGCACTTGTGAACGAAGGTGACGAATGTTTGGTCATCTCCCCTTACTTTTTAATGTATCCGGCGATGTTAAAATTTTATGGTGGGAAAGTGGTTCCGCTAGAGGAAAGTTTTAAACCTGCGGACTTAGAATCTTTAAAATCCAGAAAATTTAAACTGATCATTTTTTCAAACCCATCGAACCCAACAGGAAAGGTTCTATCGAAAGAACAACTAAGAGCTCTTGCCAATTTAGCGGAAAGCACTGGTGCTTATCTCATTAGTGATGAAATTTATGAACTTTTTGATTATGATAAAGAGTTTCATTCGATTGGTTCTGAGTATGAAAAAACAATCACCCTCACTGGTTTCTCCAAAACATACAATATGACAGGCCTTAGGCTTGCCACCATCCTTGCAGAAGATAAAGTCATCAAAGCTCTCACCACCTTACAGCAGTATACTGTTGTTTGTGCTCCTTCCATCACCCAATGGGCTGGAATCGAAGCATTAAAAACAGATATGAGTGCTTATATCCAAGACTATCGTGAAAAACGAGATTTTGTTTATGATTCCTTAAAAGACTACTACCCAATCCAAAAATCAGGTGGGGCATTTTATTCCTTTTTCCAAGTTCCAGTCACTGATGAAGAATTCATCCAAAGGGCGGTCAAAAAAGATCTGATCCTTGTTCCTGGATTTATCTTTTGTGACCAAAAGAATTTTGTAAGGCTTTCCTTTGCAACAGAATGGGATACTTTGAAACGAGGAATGAAGGCTTTACAAGAACTTTCTAAGGAAAGTTAA
- a CDS encoding prepilin peptidase — protein sequence MDESIWLSLWTLSTYGILFFFGGALASFYTTLAERILLYCYGKKRKEAIGFNRWKIIFAKPSHCPYCGHLVTKTNLTPILGWFFTKGKCKSCQISLPKLYPLSEFLFGLIALFVYFISEDIVGTILLLFLFGHLLISMMTDVAKFSLDYENLPFIIGFGFLSNYFLFGESFQLETLWVFLGFLVFYLLIYLLFRGGTGLGDVLFSPIFAAIAGNPFWILYFNSAYLLAVGFSFLLRKKGDSLKGKKIPMGLYFSLGLFLTYFAKLLVHYYNWEGFPIYGTIE from the coding sequence ATGGACGAATCGATTTGGTTATCACTCTGGACCTTATCGACCTATGGAATCCTATTTTTTTTTGGCGGGGCCTTAGCTAGTTTTTATACAACCCTTGCTGAACGCATTTTACTCTATTGTTACGGCAAAAAAAGAAAGGAAGCCATTGGTTTCAACCGGTGGAAAATTATTTTCGCAAAACCAAGTCACTGTCCATATTGCGGACATTTGGTGACAAAAACAAACCTTACCCCTATTTTGGGATGGTTTTTCACAAAAGGAAAATGTAAGTCTTGCCAAATAAGTCTTCCGAAACTCTACCCACTGTCTGAATTTCTTTTTGGTCTCATTGCCCTCTTTGTCTATTTTATTTCGGAAGATATCGTTGGAACCATCCTCCTTCTATTTTTGTTTGGGCACTTACTCATCTCTATGATGACAGATGTTGCCAAATTTTCTCTGGATTACGAAAACCTTCCCTTCATCATAGGATTTGGTTTTCTTTCCAACTATTTCTTGTTTGGTGAATCCTTTCAATTAGAAACCTTATGGGTGTTTTTGGGATTTTTAGTATTTTATCTTTTGATTTATCTTCTCTTTCGTGGGGGTACTGGCCTTGGTGATGTGCTTTTTTCCCCCATTTTTGCTGCCATTGCCGGAAATCCCTTTTGGATTTTATACTTTAATTCTGCTTATTTACTGGCCGTAGGATTTAGTTTTCTTTTACGAAAAAAAGGAGATTCTTTAAAGGGAAAAAAGATTCCTATGGGTCTTTATTTTTCCCTCGGATTATTTTTAACTTATTTTGCAAAGCTACTAGTCCACTACTACAACTGGGAGGGATTTCCAATCTATGGAACCATTGAATGA
- the der gene encoding ribosome biogenesis GTPase Der: MKGLPVVTIVGRQNVGKSTLFNAILRAQSAITENTAGVTRDVLQKTVERSEFKIPFTLSDTPGLDIENIDEISKEIIEIAFEHLRNSDLILHVIDHKDLRKYDHRLIELFKKDEILKDKMVLTLINKVDTEQDEYDLEPFYKLGLNELLPISALGRRNFDLLYQKINFFLPDKIKMPEDPYCKIAIIGKPNSGKSSLLNTFLGYKRAVVSDVPGTTRDSVSDQFYFQNHKLEIIDTAGIRRKSKTGESLEFYSYKRTLHSLGEADVVVLLVDAMKGLGEFDKKIFGEIQELGKPMIVAVNKWDLVPEKESNSWKHYKDRMEAKLSILKERPLISLSAKEKLRTHKLLESVIALYEKSQKKLTTRALNDWLSKWGGKNKVQKASNRPPKVYYATQVSQIPFKILFFVNDTKLFPSNILSFYRKSIVAEFGLDGLAVEIELRNRNEGKESKE, translated from the coding sequence ATGAAAGGACTTCCAGTGGTCACCATTGTTGGTAGACAAAATGTGGGTAAGTCCACACTATTCAACGCCATCCTCCGCGCACAAAGTGCCATTACAGAAAATACTGCCGGTGTCACTCGGGACGTATTACAAAAGACTGTCGAAAGATCAGAGTTTAAAATTCCGTTCACATTGTCCGATACACCCGGTCTTGACATTGAAAATATCGATGAAATCTCTAAGGAAATCATTGAGATTGCTTTTGAACATTTGCGAAATTCGGATCTTATCCTCCATGTGATCGATCATAAAGACCTACGTAAATATGATCACAGACTCATCGAATTATTTAAAAAAGACGAAATTCTAAAAGATAAGATGGTTTTAACTCTTATCAATAAAGTGGATACAGAACAAGACGAATATGATCTGGAACCATTTTACAAACTAGGGTTAAACGAACTTCTCCCCATTTCGGCATTGGGCAGAAGGAATTTTGATCTCCTGTATCAAAAGATTAATTTTTTTCTTCCAGACAAAATCAAAATGCCGGAAGACCCGTATTGTAAAATTGCCATCATTGGAAAACCTAACTCGGGTAAGTCGTCACTCCTTAATACCTTTCTTGGTTACAAACGGGCAGTGGTAAGTGATGTGCCAGGAACCACTAGAGATTCTGTTTCCGATCAGTTTTATTTTCAAAACCATAAACTGGAAATCATCGACACTGCCGGGATTCGCAGAAAATCCAAAACAGGGGAAAGTTTAGAATTTTATTCTTATAAACGCACCCTTCATAGTTTGGGAGAAGCCGATGTGGTGGTCCTTCTTGTGGATGCCATGAAGGGGCTTGGTGAATTTGATAAAAAGATCTTTGGTGAAATCCAAGAACTCGGAAAACCGATGATTGTGGCTGTGAACAAATGGGATCTTGTTCCAGAAAAAGAATCCAATTCTTGGAAACACTACAAAGACCGGATGGAGGCTAAACTTTCTATTTTGAAGGAACGTCCGCTCATTTCCCTCTCCGCCAAGGAAAAACTCCGCACCCATAAACTCCTGGAATCGGTCATTGCTCTCTACGAAAAGTCCCAGAAAAAGCTGACCACCCGTGCCCTAAATGACTGGTTAAGCAAGTGGGGGGGCAAGAATAAGGTGCAGAAGGCATCCAATCGTCCTCCGAAGGTGTATTACGCCACCCAGGTCTCCCAGATTCCTTTTAAAATACTTTTCTTTGTTAACGATACGAAACTCTTTCCGTCAAATATTCTAAGCTTTTACCGAAAGAGTATAGTAGCGGAGTTCGGACTGGATGGCCTAGCTGTTGAGATCGAACTTCGGAATCGAAACGAGGGTAAGGAGAGCAAGGAATGA
- a CDS encoding AAA family ATPase, which yields MEFVTIADVKVPVLPHSEKFPVFPSSLVETDSVKQTLQKILYPMLEGIPVLLVGDAGVGKNALIYYINSLRKQPTLRFSFNEDTLPEDLIGSYRILLDGKGFTWSNGPLTNALSEGLSFVADEMNLCAPNIIKRFSSVYESNYLDLLEGSGERVNGKTGFWFIGTQNPSEGFEGRKPLPFDITKHFAVVYVDPYSPDEMFFILKKLYPMFGEDVLKQIIRISLESEARIKAGEIGKGDLEKYHFNLRTLQKYCNRLVLFGAKDKTVAAREALYLFEEPFRKKEDKAKQRELIESEFGGSVKLVPTKGYVQSSTIFWNDKEIKTWDEKKTISLLSTYPTPEPILQFLDQVFTAIQAKENILIEYREDQDPQEFLPLFTELTGIELESVMLSKGMHTSDVVGALKPTEEGNIESVTWVDGPLTRSIRKGHIILISGLESAGAELVEKMNMLTDDARSLTLPPESGEYLPIQLTEKSIVFGMKSFRASKSVTTISRAFRNRFTPILFPELEDVKVLEEILEFYLPEGVLPRSLARFHLKAKELAEKRTIGSANLMPYRFGIANLLKWKNHIYRHNQTDVKDIAIRGGKIYYTNQIADPKERKELERLLEGFLSGVEVVSTLFEEIEEKKKTFTVESGLNRKNWWDPELHKRDPLTGVAKKLNSGAETKRGIEINTPETGGGTKEGPDAWYGQDTQGNQGQGEPQGGGGAWGYRTDELYKQFLKKRRLLWDYSIMVGLEEFKSVFGKELEEVELNLEQLFDPEIDIHRMYKNEGSRVDARKYISYKSGRGDTKIFDKTTIEKNDEKLKGVEVTFLVSKCRRIFNFEYSIAMLSALLVSLHILNEHDIKTSVHTFCDIKNSKDTVDIFNLKSAEEDYTADKEEEVFTALCKNWHGDSIPEYQVLSNSERFFSPDAQTKIIVILSDFRGQRAKTYIEDELASFDTRKLKEAVLKNQEKNYVFLGVGLGSRYIAEHVFHDSLQITADNFYSMPNLIGAEIARLVQIHHSLRQ from the coding sequence ATGGAATTTGTTACCATCGCTGATGTGAAAGTGCCGGTCCTCCCGCACTCAGAGAAGTTTCCCGTTTTCCCTTCTAGCCTTGTCGAAACTGACTCGGTCAAACAAACCTTACAAAAAATTCTATACCCGATGCTCGAAGGGATACCCGTCCTTCTTGTAGGTGATGCGGGTGTTGGAAAAAACGCACTTATTTATTATATTAACTCACTACGCAAACAACCCACCCTTCGATTTAGTTTCAATGAAGACACACTTCCCGAAGACTTAATTGGTTCTTACCGTATCCTTCTGGATGGAAAAGGATTCACTTGGTCGAACGGCCCTCTTACCAATGCTTTGTCGGAAGGACTTAGTTTTGTTGCTGATGAGATGAACCTTTGTGCACCAAACATCATCAAACGATTCTCTTCTGTTTATGAATCCAACTACTTGGATCTTTTAGAAGGAAGTGGGGAGAGGGTGAATGGAAAAACAGGATTCTGGTTTATCGGAACCCAAAACCCCAGTGAAGGATTTGAAGGCAGAAAACCCCTTCCATTTGATATCACCAAACACTTTGCAGTGGTGTATGTAGATCCTTATTCTCCAGATGAAATGTTTTTTATCTTAAAAAAACTCTATCCTATGTTCGGGGAAGATGTTTTAAAACAAATCATTCGGATTAGTTTGGAATCAGAAGCTCGGATCAAAGCAGGGGAAATTGGAAAAGGTGATTTAGAAAAATACCATTTCAACTTACGAACTTTACAAAAGTATTGTAACCGTTTGGTTTTATTCGGTGCCAAAGACAAAACGGTAGCGGCAAGAGAAGCTCTTTATTTATTCGAAGAACCGTTCCGCAAAAAAGAAGACAAAGCCAAACAAAGAGAACTCATTGAATCGGAGTTTGGTGGATCAGTGAAACTTGTTCCCACCAAAGGTTATGTACAAAGTTCTACCATCTTTTGGAATGACAAAGAAATCAAAACCTGGGACGAAAAAAAGACCATCTCTCTTCTATCGACTTACCCAACACCGGAACCCATCTTACAATTTCTCGACCAAGTATTCACTGCCATCCAAGCCAAAGAAAACATCTTAATTGAATATAGAGAAGACCAAGACCCTCAAGAATTTTTACCACTCTTTACAGAACTCACAGGAATTGAACTTGAGTCTGTCATGTTATCTAAGGGAATGCATACCTCTGATGTTGTGGGTGCCTTAAAACCAACCGAAGAAGGAAATATTGAAAGTGTCACTTGGGTGGATGGTCCCCTAACACGCTCGATTCGAAAAGGTCATATCATTCTGATCTCTGGACTCGAATCTGCTGGTGCGGAGCTCGTTGAAAAGATGAATATGTTAACTGACGATGCGCGTTCCCTAACTTTGCCACCAGAGTCCGGGGAATACCTTCCCATCCAACTCACAGAAAAATCCATCGTGTTTGGTATGAAGTCATTTCGTGCTTCTAAATCAGTAACAACAATTTCTCGTGCCTTTCGTAACCGCTTCACTCCCATTCTTTTCCCTGAACTAGAAGATGTAAAGGTTCTCGAAGAGATTTTAGAATTCTATCTACCAGAAGGGGTTCTTCCTCGTTCCTTGGCACGTTTTCATCTCAAAGCCAAGGAATTGGCAGAAAAACGCACTATTGGTTCGGCAAATTTAATGCCTTACCGATTTGGGATCGCAAATCTTTTAAAATGGAAAAACCATATCTATCGCCACAACCAAACAGATGTAAAAGACATTGCCATTCGTGGTGGAAAAATTTATTATACGAACCAAATTGCTGACCCAAAAGAAAGAAAGGAACTCGAACGCCTCCTCGAAGGTTTTCTTTCAGGAGTAGAAGTTGTCTCAACACTCTTCGAGGAAATCGAAGAGAAAAAAAAAACGTTTACCGTTGAGTCAGGCCTAAATCGTAAAAATTGGTGGGATCCGGAACTTCACAAGCGAGATCCCCTAACAGGTGTTGCTAAAAAACTCAACTCTGGAGCGGAAACCAAAAGGGGAATTGAGATCAATACTCCAGAAACCGGTGGCGGCACCAAAGAAGGTCCGGATGCTTGGTATGGACAAGATACCCAAGGAAACCAAGGCCAAGGAGAACCTCAAGGCGGCGGTGGTGCTTGGGGATACCGAACCGACGAACTCTATAAACAATTTTTAAAGAAACGCCGTCTCCTTTGGGATTATTCCATTATGGTAGGTCTTGAAGAATTTAAATCCGTCTTTGGGAAAGAACTCGAAGAGGTCGAACTCAATTTAGAACAACTCTTTGATCCAGAAATTGACATCCACCGGATGTACAAAAACGAAGGTTCAAGGGTGGATGCAAGGAAATACATTTCGTACAAAAGTGGAAGGGGAGATACAAAAATCTTCGATAAAACCACAATTGAAAAGAATGATGAAAAACTCAAAGGTGTAGAAGTTACCTTCCTTGTTTCCAAATGCCGCAGGATCTTTAACTTTGAATATTCGATTGCGATGCTTTCGGCTCTTCTTGTGAGTTTACATATCCTAAACGAACATGATATCAAAACGAGTGTTCATACTTTTTGTGATATCAAAAACTCCAAAGACACTGTGGATATTTTTAACTTAAAGTCGGCAGAAGAAGACTACACTGCGGACAAAGAAGAAGAGGTTTTCACAGCTCTTTGTAAAAATTGGCACGGGGACAGCATTCCTGAATACCAAGTTCTCTCCAATTCAGAGCGGTTTTTTTCGCCTGATGCCCAAACCAAGATCATTGTGATCCTTTCTGACTTCCGAGGCCAAAGGGCCAAAACTTATATCGAAGACGAACTGGCGTCTTTTGATACGAGAAAGTTGAAAGAAGCTGTACTGAAAAACCAGGAGAAAAATTATGTATTTTTAGGGGTGGGACTTGGGTCTCGCTACATTGCGGAACATGTGTTCCACGACTCCCTGCAGATTACGGCAGACAACTTTTATTCGATGCCGAATTTGATTGGGGCAGAAATTGCACGACTCGTGCAAATTCACCATTCGCTTAGGCAATAA
- the pdxH gene encoding pyridoxamine 5'-phosphate oxidase yields the protein MNELPHMRKLYTRSVLSEETAGSDPLKLFSLWFSEAKEEGEAEPNAMSLATVDKTGQPSVRIVLLKGLIRDEFQFFTNYDSDKGRDIAENHLVALNFFWPKLERQIRIEGKANRISKEESETYFAVRPRESQIGAHTSNQSSVVPSREFLEEKFAKLIKEWDGKEIPKPENWGGYSVSPSKIEFWQGRVGRLHDRISFERLETGWKRSRLSP from the coding sequence TTGAATGAATTACCACATATGAGAAAACTCTACACTCGCTCTGTTCTTTCGGAAGAAACTGCGGGTTCTGATCCCCTAAAATTATTTAGTCTTTGGTTTTCGGAAGCAAAAGAAGAAGGAGAAGCCGAACCCAATGCCATGAGTCTTGCCACGGTAGACAAAACAGGCCAACCATCGGTGCGTATTGTTTTACTCAAAGGCCTGATTCGTGACGAGTTCCAGTTTTTTACCAACTATGATTCCGATAAAGGAAGAGACATTGCAGAGAATCACCTCGTGGCTCTCAATTTCTTTTGGCCCAAACTCGAAAGACAAATCCGCATCGAAGGAAAAGCAAACCGTATTTCAAAAGAAGAATCAGAAACTTATTTTGCAGTCAGGCCCAGAGAATCGCAAATCGGAGCACACACATCAAATCAAAGTTCGGTGGTTCCATCCCGTGAATTTTTAGAAGAAAAATTTGCTAAACTTATCAAAGAATGGGATGGAAAAGAAATTCCAAAACCAGAAAACTGGGGTGGGTATTCCGTGTCCCCTAGCAAAATCGAATTTTGGCAAGGAAGGGTCGGAAGGTTACATGACAGGATTTCTTTTGAAAGATTAGAAACGGGTTGGAAACGGTCGAGACTATCTCCTTAA
- the smpB gene encoding SsrA-binding protein SmpB has translation MGKTKKDDKPRGTDPLINKKAKFNFELLDSFEAGVVLTGSEVKSLREKKGNLTDCFAKVRNGEVFLENFQIPPYKNGGYANHPEIRPRKLLLKAKEIEKIDRSIKEKGLVLVATRCFFKNNRLVKIDIALAKPKKLYDKRDDIQKKEAKIDMERAMKEHLRK, from the coding sequence ATGGGCAAAACCAAAAAAGACGACAAACCTCGCGGAACTGATCCTTTAATTAATAAAAAGGCAAAGTTCAATTTCGAACTATTAGATTCGTTCGAGGCTGGTGTTGTACTCACTGGGTCTGAGGTAAAATCCCTTCGAGAAAAAAAGGGAAACCTTACCGATTGTTTTGCCAAAGTGAGAAACGGGGAAGTGTTTTTAGAAAACTTTCAAATCCCACCTTATAAAAACGGGGGTTATGCGAACCATCCTGAAATTAGGCCTCGCAAACTCCTCTTAAAAGCAAAAGAAATTGAAAAAATTGATAGGTCCATCAAAGAGAAGGGACTTGTTCTTGTAGCCACTCGTTGTTTCTTTAAGAACAACCGTTTGGTGAAGATCGATATTGCTCTTGCCAAACCAAAAAAACTTTACGACAAACGAGACGACATTCAAAAGAAGGAAGCCAAAATCGATATGGAAAGAGCCATGAAGGAACACCTACGCAAATGA
- a CDS encoding STAS domain-containing protein, with amino-acid sequence MELKLNATGKIKTIEIAGKFDIESTEEFESIFAKLIEPNPSIVSIDMSRLDYIDSSGIGSLIKSLNSLKNKKGKLILVGMKPMIMNVFKLAKLDMFFEIMNEMDFRAKYISDDDTDSEIDDLLKRN; translated from the coding sequence GTGGAACTGAAACTAAACGCAACAGGAAAGATCAAAACCATTGAAATTGCTGGAAAATTCGATATAGAATCAACAGAAGAATTTGAGTCGATCTTTGCAAAACTCATTGAACCAAACCCAAGTATTGTTTCCATCGATATGAGCCGCCTCGACTATATCGATTCCTCAGGAATTGGATCCCTGATCAAAAGTCTCAATTCACTCAAAAACAAAAAAGGTAAACTCATCCTTGTTGGAATGAAACCTATGATTATGAACGTATTTAAATTAGCAAAATTAGATATGTTTTTTGAAATTATGAACGAAATGGATTTTCGAGCCAAATACATATCCGATGACGATACCGATTCCGAAATCGACGATCTATTGAAGAGGAACTAA
- a CDS encoding bifunctional 3,4-dihydroxy-2-butanone-4-phosphate synthase/GTP cyclohydrolase II yields the protein MIRPIEEAIEEIRQGKMIILVDSEDRENEGDLVCASQFADKDKINFMATHGRGLICVPMERERLQTLGLGKMVDDLSLGDKHGTAFTVSVDAKHGTTTGISAPDRAKTVEALLDPKTKSEDLMRPGHMFPLQAVTGGVLRRAGHTEAAVDLAKLAGLYPSGVICEIMNDDGSMARIPDLEKFAKTHGLNIYTIEDLIRYRRHKEKLIHLEVEASLPTEFGDFKIKAYSTQIDDKIHMALVKGEIDPKKPVLVRVHSECLTGDIFSSQRCDCGPQLHNALRMIEKEGTGVLLYMRQEGRGIGIINKLKAYSLQEGGLDTVEANEKLGFAPDLREYGIGAQILRDIGVKQMKLITNNPRKIVGLEGYNLHVTERVPIEIDPVEENTRYLQTKKTKLGHLLNLHG from the coding sequence ATGATACGTCCGATCGAAGAAGCAATCGAAGAAATCCGCCAAGGCAAAATGATCATTCTCGTCGACTCTGAAGACAGAGAAAACGAAGGAGATTTGGTCTGTGCTTCCCAATTTGCAGACAAAGACAAAATCAACTTTATGGCAACTCACGGTCGTGGACTCATTTGTGTCCCGATGGAAAGAGAAAGATTACAAACACTTGGTCTCGGAAAGATGGTGGATGATCTTTCCTTGGGAGATAAACACGGAACAGCCTTTACTGTTTCTGTAGACGCCAAACATGGGACGACAACTGGTATCTCAGCACCTGACAGAGCCAAAACGGTGGAAGCACTCCTGGATCCCAAAACAAAATCGGAAGATTTGATGCGCCCTGGTCATATGTTTCCTTTACAAGCGGTGACGGGTGGAGTTTTACGAAGGGCAGGCCATACGGAAGCAGCAGTCGACTTAGCAAAGTTAGCTGGTCTTTACCCAAGTGGTGTCATTTGTGAGATTATGAACGATGATGGATCGATGGCAAGAATTCCAGATTTGGAAAAATTTGCAAAAACCCATGGCCTTAATATTTATACAATTGAAGATTTAATTCGTTACAGAAGGCATAAAGAAAAATTAATCCATTTGGAAGTGGAAGCAAGTTTACCAACTGAGTTTGGTGATTTTAAAATCAAAGCTTATTCCACCCAAATTGATGATAAAATTCATATGGCACTGGTGAAAGGGGAAATCGATCCTAAAAAACCAGTCCTCGTGCGTGTTCATAGTGAATGTTTGACGGGAGATATTTTTTCTTCACAACGTTGTGATTGTGGGCCTCAACTCCATAATGCTCTACGAATGATTGAAAAAGAAGGAACGGGAGTTCTACTTTATATGCGCCAAGAAGGGCGTGGGATTGGAATCATCAATAAACTCAAAGCCTATTCCTTACAAGAAGGTGGGCTTGATACAGTAGAAGCCAATGAAAAATTGGGATTTGCTCCTGACTTACGTGAATACGGAATTGGGGCGCAGATTTTACGAGACATTGGGGTGAAACAAATGAAACTCATTACCAATAACCCTCGTAAGATTGTCGGCCTTGAAGGTTACAATTTGCACGTAACTGAAAGAGTTCCCATTGAGATTGATCCTGTGGAAGAAAACACCCGTTACCTGCAGACCAAAAAAACAAAGTTAGGTCATTTACTCAATCTTCACGGTTAA